The Mycobacteriales bacterium genome includes a region encoding these proteins:
- a CDS encoding fibronectin type III domain-containing protein, giving the protein MASRVRCYRTIQALPRRCDPQCVGVEGGIHSPVCLGQCLLRGSLDGGDPSSKNSHSSTKRADRCDARTIGGSRRGTLTMKARIVAVLAATSLGVPGALAVPAAAREQVASRSTTQSGTASAAAAPAALPNAVFVPLAARRVLDTRTTLGGVRHVVAAGTVVEFVVTGVGGVPASGVAAVAVTLTAIAPTASGALVAYPAGAAPPGTTTVSAVARQDATGLTVVRPGTGGQIAVYNKAGAAHLTADITGYYASAGSTSAGSTLVPLAAQRVLDTRTTVGGVGHALASGTAASFPVTGVGGVPSTGVAAVVIALTAVAPAAAGSLVAYPYSTTPPATTSLSAAAGRDTTALVLVRPGRVGRVAVYNRAGLTHLTADVTGYYAAAGTTSAGGTFVGLAARRVLDTRTPLGGVHHAVGAGTAANFPVTGVAGVPAAGVRAVVFAITAVRPAAAGSLAAYPYGATRPATTSVSVAPLTDATTLVVVRPGTGGRVAVYNRAGSTHLTADVVGYYATLTVPRPPAGVITTAADRGAHVAWTPPAAPTEAPVTGYRITASPGGATAVVGSVASFTAGGLTNGTTYRFTVAARNVFGFGPPSPLSTAVVPVPPAVPGAPTAVTATPGHNGATVEWAPPTADGGAAISGYTITANPGGQLLTATGDARAATVTGLTDGVTYAISVAATNTAGTGAATAAPPVVPAVTVPGAPSLVTAAPDGDAVVVTWSPPQDDGGHPVTGYQVTADPDGATVTTDATATSTTMGGLDPATPYTFNVVAVNDVGAGAAAVSAPAGTALNVAAAAVVLSPESMAALVAAHTDGSLDFADPPAQVSGLSPGAVLVAGAGPQTPDGLLATVLSVTATDALTTIATRPATLDEALGEATFGFSGTPAVDDAVFTPARPGVRMMQSSSASLSGTLKFGISRNLYKDSLGHAITVNGTASITPRLSFAASIHCCVHVSTRFSASLTAKADLTIDAAVSHGIEVGYTLGQVRLPSILIQVGPVPVLITETLSISLIARGTVSAGLDVSVSASATLGVDITTNDGSVRIDPYHRWTTGFAPPTVYGAVSAKAGIQKKLQLTINGIPGPYFTNDLWVFALDANYTKDPWWTLSVESDLGAGEDLRLIGHTFASWHNDHLRSFALEYAHASGPFHRLAITPSPAKVTAGQTLQLAASLDGDPATNVTWSTPGGGSVTNGGLFTAPATPGTYTVLASRPAAGLAPAASGIADVRVGAQPPGAPTAVAATASGIGSAAVRWTAPADDGGAPVTHYTVTASPGDATAETSHGTEATVSGLSGGVAYTFTVTASNSGGTSQPSLPSAPVVVADRPPSGWQPGEPLLPTIVMTSLGAGRFPKVSGDGRYVTTAAPLAGEPHPQNSALTRYDLDTGETLDLMALFGRTGRIAFHGPTMDADGSTLAWWDSDCHIGTLVVGQVDTSVATQVGRVPNACSEAAFPAAQPPDMSIDGRYVLFWGVPEGTPIQYAGYACANCRSYIYDTERKTYEDRGTTPLRMSGNGRFLFRPSPDATSMPVIDRLTGATITIPVCTVGFMLITEVSTDGNVIAGSCDTQDLWYAGFTYNLTSDLYTYNFHPYPATLAPVQALDATGSTMVVRCPDCTDGRAVTTSGTFALPDLSSAALSGDGGVVAIETTGEVKEILVGELPVAVPPSVM; this is encoded by the coding sequence ATGGCGTCGCGGGTTCGGTGTTACCGCACGATCCAAGCGCTGCCCCGCAGGTGTGATCCTCAGTGCGTAGGCGTAGAAGGCGGAATCCACTCCCCAGTGTGTTTGGGGCAATGCCTGCTGCGCGGCAGCCTCGACGGAGGTGATCCGTCCTCCAAGAATTCACATTCTTCCACGAAGCGTGCAGACCGGTGCGATGCTCGGACGATCGGGGGGTCGAGACGGGGCACCCTCACCATGAAGGCTCGAATCGTAGCGGTCCTCGCCGCGACGTCCCTTGGCGTGCCAGGCGCGCTGGCCGTGCCGGCCGCCGCTCGCGAGCAGGTGGCCTCACGCAGCACGACGCAGTCAGGCACGGCATCGGCCGCCGCGGCGCCTGCGGCGTTGCCGAACGCGGTGTTCGTGCCCTTGGCGGCCCGTCGCGTTCTCGACACCCGCACCACCTTGGGTGGCGTACGACATGTCGTCGCTGCCGGCACGGTCGTCGAGTTCGTGGTGACCGGAGTGGGCGGTGTGCCGGCGAGCGGCGTCGCCGCTGTCGCCGTAACACTGACCGCGATCGCGCCGACCGCGAGCGGCGCGCTCGTCGCGTATCCGGCCGGCGCCGCCCCGCCCGGCACCACCACGGTGTCCGCCGTCGCCCGGCAAGACGCGACCGGTCTCACCGTCGTACGACCGGGGACCGGCGGACAGATCGCCGTCTACAACAAGGCCGGGGCGGCGCACCTCACGGCCGACATCACCGGCTACTACGCGAGCGCCGGCAGCACATCGGCGGGGAGCACGCTCGTTCCCCTCGCCGCCCAGCGTGTGCTGGACACCCGCACCACAGTAGGTGGAGTAGGGCACGCGCTCGCGAGCGGCACGGCGGCTAGCTTCCCGGTTACCGGCGTCGGCGGCGTCCCGTCAACGGGCGTTGCGGCCGTGGTCATCGCGCTCACCGCGGTGGCGCCCGCCGCGGCCGGCAGTCTGGTGGCGTACCCGTACAGCACCACCCCGCCCGCCACGACGTCGCTCTCGGCAGCCGCCGGGCGCGACACCACGGCGCTGGTCCTCGTCCGGCCAGGAAGAGTCGGTCGCGTCGCGGTGTACAACCGAGCCGGTCTGACCCATCTCACGGCCGACGTGACCGGCTACTACGCGGCGGCGGGCACGACGTCCGCCGGCGGCACGTTCGTAGGGCTCGCCGCGCGCCGGGTGCTGGACACCCGCACCCCCCTCGGCGGCGTCCATCACGCGGTCGGCGCGGGGACGGCTGCCAACTTCCCGGTCACCGGCGTGGCCGGCGTGCCGGCCGCAGGTGTCCGCGCGGTGGTTTTCGCGATAACGGCCGTGCGCCCCGCCGCAGCCGGGAGCCTGGCGGCTTATCCGTACGGCGCAACCCGGCCCGCTACCACATCGGTGTCCGTGGCGCCGCTCACAGATGCGACGACGTTGGTGGTCGTCCGGCCCGGCACGGGTGGCCGGGTAGCGGTCTACAACCGGGCCGGCAGCACCCACCTCACGGCGGACGTGGTCGGCTACTACGCCACGCTGACGGTGCCGAGGCCACCCGCGGGAGTCATCACGACGGCGGCAGACCGCGGCGCGCACGTCGCGTGGACCCCACCGGCCGCACCGACCGAAGCGCCGGTGACCGGCTACCGGATCACCGCCTCGCCCGGCGGCGCGACAGCGGTGGTCGGCTCGGTCGCCAGCTTCACCGCCGGCGGGCTGACCAACGGCACCACCTACCGGTTCACGGTGGCGGCGCGCAACGTCTTCGGCTTCGGGCCGCCCAGCCCGCTCAGCACCGCGGTCGTGCCGGTACCTCCCGCCGTGCCCGGAGCACCCACCGCGGTGACGGCGACGCCGGGCCACAACGGCGCCACGGTCGAATGGGCTCCCCCCACCGCGGACGGAGGCGCGGCGATCAGCGGTTACACCATCACCGCGAACCCCGGCGGCCAACTGCTTACCGCTACCGGGGACGCGCGGGCAGCGACCGTCACAGGGCTAACGGATGGCGTGACCTACGCGATCAGCGTGGCCGCGACGAACACGGCCGGCACCGGCGCGGCGACCGCGGCCCCACCGGTCGTGCCCGCGGTGACGGTGCCGGGGGCACCCAGCCTGGTCACCGCCGCGCCAGACGGCGACGCGGTCGTCGTCACGTGGTCTCCGCCCCAAGACGACGGCGGACATCCGGTGACCGGCTACCAGGTGACCGCTGACCCGGACGGCGCGACCGTGACCACGGACGCGACGGCCACCAGCACGACGATGGGCGGCCTCGACCCGGCCACTCCGTACACGTTCAACGTCGTCGCCGTGAACGACGTGGGCGCCGGCGCGGCCGCGGTCAGCGCCCCCGCCGGCACCGCGCTGAACGTCGCCGCAGCCGCCGTCGTCCTGTCGCCGGAGTCGATGGCCGCACTCGTCGCGGCGCACACCGACGGCTCGCTGGACTTCGCCGACCCGCCCGCGCAGGTGAGTGGCCTGTCCCCCGGCGCGGTCCTCGTCGCCGGAGCCGGCCCGCAGACCCCGGACGGCCTGCTGGCGACCGTGCTCTCGGTGACAGCGACGGACGCACTGACCACCATCGCGACCAGACCGGCGACGCTGGACGAAGCGCTCGGCGAGGCGACATTCGGGTTCTCAGGCACGCCCGCCGTCGACGACGCTGTGTTCACGCCGGCACGACCCGGCGTCCGCATGATGCAGTCGTCGTCGGCGTCCCTCTCCGGGACGCTGAAGTTCGGCATCTCCCGCAACCTGTACAAGGACAGCCTCGGCCACGCCATCACAGTCAACGGCACGGCGAGCATCACACCGCGCCTCAGCTTCGCCGCCTCGATCCACTGCTGCGTCCATGTCTCCACCCGCTTCTCGGCGAGCCTCACCGCAAAGGCCGACCTCACGATCGACGCCGCTGTCAGCCACGGCATCGAGGTCGGTTACACCTTGGGACAGGTACGGCTGCCGTCGATCCTCATCCAAGTCGGCCCCGTGCCGGTGCTCATCACGGAGACGCTGTCGATCAGCCTCATTGCCCGCGGCACCGTCTCGGCCGGCCTCGACGTGTCGGTCTCGGCGTCCGCGACCCTCGGCGTGGACATCACCACGAACGACGGCAGCGTTCGCATCGACCCGTACCACCGGTGGACGACCGGTTTCGCGCCGCCGACGGTGTACGGAGCCGTTAGCGCGAAGGCCGGCATCCAGAAGAAGCTGCAACTCACGATCAACGGCATCCCCGGGCCGTACTTCACCAACGACCTGTGGGTGTTCGCGCTCGACGCGAACTACACGAAGGACCCCTGGTGGACCCTCTCGGTCGAGTCTGACCTCGGCGCGGGCGAGGACCTCCGCCTCATCGGCCACACCTTCGCGTCCTGGCACAACGACCACCTACGGTCGTTCGCACTCGAGTACGCGCACGCGTCCGGACCGTTCCACCGCCTCGCCATCACACCCAGCCCCGCCAAGGTCACAGCCGGCCAAACCCTGCAACTAGCCGCCTCCCTCGACGGCGACCCCGCGACAAACGTCACGTGGTCGACTCCCGGCGGCGGCAGCGTCACGAACGGTGGCCTGTTCACCGCCCCCGCGACGCCAGGCACGTACACCGTCCTCGCGTCGCGGCCGGCGGCCGGCTTGGCGCCCGCGGCGAGCGGTATAGCTGATGTCCGAGTGGGGGCACAGCCACCAGGCGCACCCACCGCCGTCGCGGCGACCGCGAGCGGGATCGGCAGCGCGGCGGTGCGATGGACAGCCCCAGCCGACGACGGCGGCGCACCCGTCACCCACTACACGGTCACCGCGTCCCCGGGCGACGCGACGGCCGAGACGTCACACGGCACCGAGGCGACCGTGTCGGGTCTGAGCGGCGGCGTGGCGTACACGTTCACCGTCACGGCCAGCAACAGCGGCGGCACGTCCCAGCCGTCACTGCCCAGCGCGCCCGTCGTCGTCGCCGACCGGCCGCCGAGCGGTTGGCAACCAGGCGAGCCGCTTCTCCCGACGATCGTCATGACCTCGCTGGGCGCCGGGCGGTTCCCGAAGGTGAGCGGCGACGGGCGCTACGTCACCACGGCCGCCCCGCTGGCCGGCGAACCGCACCCGCAGAACAGCGCACTCACGCGATATGACCTCGATACCGGCGAGACGCTCGACCTGATGGCGTTGTTCGGTCGCACCGGCCGCATCGCGTTCCACGGCCCCACGATGGACGCCGACGGCTCGACACTGGCGTGGTGGGACAGCGACTGCCACATCGGAACACTCGTCGTCGGACAGGTCGACACCAGCGTCGCAACCCAGGTGGGCCGAGTACCGAACGCCTGCTCCGAGGCCGCCTTCCCCGCAGCGCAGCCACCAGACATGAGCATCGACGGCCGGTACGTGCTGTTCTGGGGCGTCCCGGAAGGCACCCCGATCCAGTACGCGGGCTACGCCTGCGCGAACTGCCGCAGCTACATCTACGACACCGAGCGGAAGACGTACGAGGACCGGGGAACGACTCCTCTGCGGATGAGCGGCAACGGCCGCTTCCTGTTCAGGCCATCCCCAGACGCTACCTCGATGCCGGTCATCGACCGGCTGACGGGGGCCACCATCACTATCCCCGTCTGCACTGTCGGCTTCATGCTCATCACTGAGGTCAGTACCGACGGCAACGTCATCGCCGGATCCTGCGACACGCAGGACTTGTGGTACGCCGGCTTCACGTACAACCTGACGTCTGATTTGTACACGTATAACTTTCACCCGTACCCCGCAACGCTCGCACCGGTCCAGGCGCTGGACGCGACCGGGAGCACGATGGTCGTCCGGTGCCCGGACTGCACCGACGGGCGGGCCGTCACCACGTCCGGTACCTTCGCGCTGCCAGATCTCAGCTCGGCCGCACTCAGCGGCGACGGCGGCGTCGTCGCGATAGAGACCACAGGCGAGGTGAAAGAGATCCTCGTCGGCGAACTGCCCGTCGCGGTTCCGCCGAGCGTGATGTAG
- a CDS encoding sigma-70 family RNA polymerase sigma factor, with protein MTAVVEDARSLEHAGSEGVDDDEVAAAVTAVLGAGELAWEAFAELDDDLAVSAPREVAFEPFVLRYQPLVWRIARRYLRDPQFATQVMQEAFLQMWLRWDPTQSPVHRRASLVTVTRHVAVDVLRSRDFKQREQTELWDLAELDERGAAVAGPEEDVVRGEEINSVREALRGLPDDQRWLIVNRFYYGTPFPQLAEQAATTEDAMRQRAARVLAKLRRQLAHVAGSLVPSVLRRPSWRQSPTVGGAAVAAQTVLFSLVLTSLTAAPPATAFAPRRDPVWVAGSPVEWTRPPVRRPEVAAAPSTPRDRRPQRRSTVVGTPSRTAHRPLVPMRIPALHPTTPTPPVLACEGRPGDELTVSVPMVEVSKCVAQNWVPVCEIVPVNTPLATCEHVGDPASAEPVLLRPGAG; from the coding sequence GTGACGGCAGTAGTCGAGGACGCCAGGTCGCTGGAGCATGCCGGCAGCGAGGGTGTCGACGACGACGAGGTGGCTGCTGCGGTCACCGCCGTGCTTGGGGCCGGCGAGCTGGCGTGGGAGGCGTTCGCCGAGCTGGACGACGATCTTGCGGTTTCGGCGCCGCGGGAGGTGGCGTTCGAGCCGTTCGTGCTGCGCTACCAGCCGCTGGTGTGGCGGATCGCGCGGCGGTACCTCCGCGACCCGCAGTTCGCGACGCAGGTGATGCAGGAAGCGTTCCTCCAGATGTGGCTGCGGTGGGATCCGACCCAGTCGCCGGTTCACCGCCGGGCCAGCCTGGTCACGGTCACCCGCCACGTCGCGGTCGACGTGCTGCGATCCCGGGACTTCAAGCAGCGGGAGCAGACCGAGCTGTGGGACCTCGCCGAACTCGACGAGCGCGGCGCGGCGGTCGCCGGGCCGGAGGAGGACGTGGTCCGCGGCGAAGAGATCAACTCGGTGCGGGAAGCGCTGCGCGGGTTACCGGACGATCAGCGGTGGCTGATCGTCAACCGCTTCTACTACGGGACCCCGTTCCCGCAGCTCGCTGAGCAGGCCGCGACGACGGAGGACGCGATGCGGCAGCGGGCGGCGCGTGTGCTCGCGAAGCTGCGGCGACAGTTGGCGCACGTCGCCGGGTCGCTGGTCCCGTCGGTGCTGCGCCGGCCGTCCTGGCGGCAGTCGCCGACGGTCGGTGGCGCCGCGGTCGCCGCGCAGACGGTGCTGTTCAGTCTGGTCCTGACGAGCTTGACGGCTGCGCCGCCGGCGACCGCGTTCGCTCCGCGCCGTGACCCTGTCTGGGTGGCTGGTTCGCCGGTTGAGTGGACGCGCCCGCCCGTGCGCCGGCCCGAGGTGGCGGCCGCGCCGTCCACGCCGCGGGACCGGCGACCACAGCGCCGGTCGACGGTCGTCGGCACGCCGAGTCGGACGGCGCACCGTCCGCTGGTGCCGATGCGGATTCCGGCGCTCCACCCGACGACGCCCACCCCGCCGGTGCTCGCGTGTGAGGGGCGGCCAGGTGATGAGCTGACGGTGTCGGTGCCGATGGTCGAGGTCTCCAAGTGCGTGGCGCAGAACTGGGTGCCGGTGTGCGAGATCGTGCCCGTGAACACGCCCCTTGCGACCTGCGAGCACGTGGGGGACCCTGCTTCTGCGGAGCCGGTGTTGCTACGTCCCGGCGCAGGGTGA